The following are encoded in a window of Arthrobacter sp. OAP107 genomic DNA:
- the rfaE2 gene encoding D-glycero-beta-D-manno-heptose 1-phosphate adenylyltransferase, with translation MTTAEHSEPVLPEPVLSEPVLSEQRGLAAWLPRRLAEERPSITVVGDFMLDGWWTGSIDRMCREAPAPVVDIARRDFAPGGAANTAMNLAALGARVSVAGIIGTDDAGTELRRQLVAAGVDTTLLAGHPEMVTTTKIRISSGGQVLLRFDDAAAAVPPDALATFEAAVPAAVGSQNAVVICDYGTGVLADPVRGRLIESLAGRGQDTLVVVDAHDPRPWAGLEPDLVTPNAQEAARMLDLRLGSGPGRAEVVTAHGGELLQATGARAVVVTLDRDGTVLIPAAGNPHRTWARPATEKQASGAGDTFVAALTLARAASLPLTTSLDLAQAAADVVVHHPGTSVCGTDELGRYLESFADTALTADELERHIRAHRSDGQRVVLTNGCFDVLHRGHTRYLNQAKQLGDILVVALNSDDSVRKLKGPGRPINSVADRAAVIAALSCVDYVTVFDTPTPIPLIEQLRPEIYTKGGDYTPEMLAETEAVESYGGTVTILDYVAERSTTAIVQRIRNGEGAPVAEG, from the coding sequence ATGACCACCGCCGAACATTCCGAACCCGTGCTTCCCGAACCGGTCCTGTCCGAACCGGTCCTTTCCGAACAGCGCGGCCTGGCGGCGTGGCTTCCCAGGAGGCTGGCCGAAGAACGGCCGTCCATCACGGTCGTGGGCGACTTCATGCTGGACGGCTGGTGGACCGGCTCGATCGACCGGATGTGCCGCGAGGCCCCGGCTCCCGTGGTGGACATCGCGCGGCGCGACTTCGCTCCCGGTGGCGCCGCCAACACGGCCATGAACCTGGCGGCCCTCGGCGCCCGCGTCAGCGTGGCCGGAATTATCGGGACGGACGACGCCGGCACGGAGCTTAGGCGCCAACTGGTGGCCGCCGGGGTGGACACCACCCTCCTTGCCGGGCACCCGGAGATGGTCACCACCACCAAGATCCGGATCAGCAGCGGCGGCCAGGTTCTCCTTCGATTCGACGACGCCGCGGCCGCTGTCCCGCCCGACGCCCTGGCGACGTTCGAGGCGGCGGTGCCTGCCGCCGTCGGAAGCCAAAATGCGGTGGTGATCTGTGACTACGGAACGGGCGTCCTCGCGGACCCTGTGCGCGGACGCCTCATCGAATCGCTGGCAGGGCGGGGCCAGGACACGCTCGTGGTGGTGGATGCGCACGATCCCCGCCCGTGGGCCGGACTCGAGCCGGACCTTGTCACGCCCAACGCGCAGGAGGCCGCCCGCATGCTGGACCTCCGGCTCGGCAGCGGGCCCGGGCGCGCAGAAGTGGTGACGGCGCACGGCGGCGAGCTTCTGCAGGCGACAGGGGCACGCGCCGTCGTGGTCACGCTGGACCGGGACGGCACCGTTCTTATCCCGGCCGCCGGAAACCCGCACCGGACGTGGGCCCGGCCCGCCACCGAGAAGCAGGCCTCCGGCGCGGGCGACACGTTCGTGGCGGCGCTGACCCTGGCGCGCGCCGCGTCGCTCCCTCTGACAACCAGCCTGGACCTGGCGCAGGCGGCGGCGGACGTGGTGGTCCACCATCCGGGGACATCGGTCTGCGGCACGGACGAGCTGGGCCGCTACCTGGAAAGCTTCGCTGACACCGCCCTGACCGCCGACGAACTGGAGCGCCACATCCGTGCCCACCGCAGCGACGGCCAGCGCGTGGTGCTGACCAACGGCTGCTTCGACGTCCTGCACCGCGGGCACACGCGCTACCTGAACCAGGCCAAGCAGCTCGGCGACATCCTGGTGGTGGCGCTCAACAGTGACGATTCCGTCCGCAAGCTCAAGGGGCCGGGCCGTCCCATCAACAGCGTGGCCGACCGGGCCGCCGTGATCGCCGCCCTGAGCTGCGTTGACTACGTCACCGTCTTCGATACCCCGACGCCGATTCCCCTGATCGAACAGCTAAGGCCGGAGATCTATACCAAGGGCGGTGACTACACGCCGGAGATGCTGGCCGAAACGGAGGCCGTGGAGTCCTACGGCGGGACGGTCACCATCCTCGACTACGTGGCCGAGCGCTCCACCACGGCGATTGTCCAGCGCATCCGCAACGGCGAGGGCGCCCCTGTGGCAGAGGGGTAG
- a CDS encoding aldehyde dehydrogenase family protein: MQSTITSELANAEDMLTILNPRTGETVGSLSVAGAAEVAGAVAAARAAQPGWAATPPGERGKLLREAARALEAAAAGLAELNAQETGRPVEEALAGVAAGVSTLEQYAELGPVHRGHSLRGNALAADYTVAEPRGVAVLLTPWNDPVAVACGLIGAALVTGNTAIHKPSERCPHVGKLLGEALAPVFPPNVLVTLTGGADVGTLLTQEPDVDMFAHVGSSATGDRIARAAVLTGAYVIRENGGNDPLLVDADVDPDWAAEQAAIGAFSNSGQICTSVERIYVHASIAEPFCQALVEQARERNRENRLAPLVDTRMRDAVQRHVAEALQLGARAVEGGSVPDGPGAFYPATVLVDCIEAMDVMSEETFGPVAPVRVVKSFEEGLTLAAAGRYGLAATVLTGSIAHAQQAVAALPVGTVKVNEVFGGAPGGAAQPRGDSGHGFGYGPELLDEFCRVKVVHIAAPPAPTAGESNGAAL, from the coding sequence ATGCAATCGACCATCACCAGCGAGCTGGCCAATGCGGAAGACATGCTCACCATCCTGAACCCGCGAACCGGGGAAACCGTCGGCAGCCTTTCCGTCGCCGGTGCCGCTGAAGTGGCGGGAGCCGTGGCGGCTGCACGCGCTGCCCAGCCGGGCTGGGCGGCCACGCCGCCGGGGGAGCGCGGCAAGTTGCTGCGCGAGGCCGCCCGGGCGCTGGAGGCAGCCGCTGCCGGGCTGGCCGAACTGAACGCGCAGGAGACCGGCCGTCCGGTGGAGGAGGCCTTGGCAGGCGTTGCCGCCGGTGTTTCGACCCTGGAACAGTATGCGGAACTGGGCCCAGTACACCGCGGTCACAGCCTGCGCGGCAACGCGCTGGCCGCGGACTACACCGTTGCCGAGCCCCGCGGCGTGGCTGTGCTGCTGACCCCGTGGAATGACCCCGTGGCCGTGGCCTGCGGACTCATCGGTGCCGCCCTGGTTACCGGGAACACCGCCATTCACAAACCGAGCGAGCGCTGCCCCCACGTGGGAAAGCTGTTGGGGGAGGCATTGGCGCCGGTCTTCCCGCCCAACGTGCTGGTCACGCTGACCGGAGGGGCCGACGTCGGGACCCTCCTCACGCAGGAGCCGGACGTTGACATGTTCGCCCACGTGGGCTCCAGTGCCACCGGTGACCGGATTGCCCGGGCGGCGGTGCTGACGGGCGCGTACGTCATCAGGGAAAACGGCGGGAATGATCCACTGCTGGTGGATGCCGACGTCGATCCCGACTGGGCCGCGGAGCAGGCGGCGATCGGGGCCTTCAGCAACAGTGGGCAGATCTGCACATCCGTTGAGCGCATCTACGTCCACGCGTCCATCGCCGAACCGTTCTGCCAGGCGTTGGTGGAGCAGGCCAGGGAGCGGAACCGGGAAAACCGGCTGGCACCGCTCGTGGACACCCGGATGCGGGACGCCGTCCAGCGGCACGTGGCCGAGGCACTGCAACTCGGGGCGCGGGCCGTGGAGGGTGGCTCCGTTCCGGACGGGCCCGGCGCCTTTTATCCGGCGACGGTCCTGGTGGACTGCATAGAAGCCATGGACGTCATGTCCGAGGAAACGTTCGGCCCCGTGGCGCCGGTGCGCGTTGTGAAGAGCTTCGAGGAAGGGCTCACCCTCGCCGCAGCCGGGCGTTACGGACTGGCTGCCACTGTCCTGACCGGCAGCATCGCCCACGCCCAGCAGGCCGTCGCCGCGCTTCCCGTGGGGACGGTCAAGGTCAACGAGGTCTTCGGCGGCGCACCGGGCGGGGCTGCCCAGCCCCGTGGCGACAGCGGGCACGGGTTTGGCTACGGCCCCGAACTCCTGGATGAATTCTGCCGGGTTAAGGTGGTGCACATCGCTGCGCCTCCCGCCCCGACGGCCGGTGAAAGCAACGGGGCGGCGCTATGA
- a CDS encoding glycosyltransferase family 9 protein → MELFNADFGGARITGQGIGPVLEAFSGISRIAVLRGGGLGDLMFALPAVAALKAAYPGSSVTLLGTPVHAELLSQTVGPVDETVILPFSEGVRPGPEDEDELERFFAGMRARNFDLAVQLHGGGRYSNPFLLRLGARHTVGTRTADAARLERTVPYLYYQHEPLRALEVAGFAGAPPRELEARLQALPEFHRQLEQEVLGNGGPGHGNAGPGNAGPGNHEVLVIHPGATDERRRWPAERFAAVARRAVDDGFRVYVVGDSSEKELAETVVELAAEQTGTGQSGTAQTSTGQVQDARPAVESLAGKLSLGELAALLARSAAVVANDSGPRHLAQALGTPTVGIFWTGNAINAAPLGRSMHRIHLGWATRCEVCGVDVTQVGWTAPRCPHNESTVKAVEPSEVYEDVLQLTATSPLPRGR, encoded by the coding sequence ATGGAACTCTTCAACGCCGACTTCGGCGGAGCACGCATTACCGGGCAGGGAATTGGCCCCGTTTTGGAAGCCTTCAGCGGCATCTCCCGCATCGCCGTTCTCCGCGGCGGCGGGCTGGGTGACCTGATGTTTGCCCTACCGGCCGTGGCAGCGTTGAAGGCCGCCTACCCCGGCTCCAGCGTCACACTGCTGGGCACTCCGGTCCATGCTGAACTGCTGTCCCAGACCGTGGGACCAGTGGATGAGACGGTGATTCTGCCTTTTTCCGAAGGGGTCCGCCCGGGCCCGGAAGACGAAGACGAACTGGAGCGGTTCTTTGCCGGGATGCGCGCCAGGAACTTTGATCTGGCCGTCCAGCTGCACGGCGGGGGCCGGTACTCCAATCCGTTCCTGCTCCGCCTCGGCGCCCGCCACACCGTGGGCACCAGGACTGCGGACGCCGCTCGGCTGGAGCGGACTGTGCCCTACCTGTATTACCAGCATGAGCCGCTCCGGGCCCTCGAGGTCGCGGGATTCGCCGGCGCCCCTCCCCGTGAGCTGGAGGCCAGGCTCCAGGCGCTCCCGGAGTTTCACCGGCAGCTTGAGCAGGAGGTGCTGGGAAACGGCGGTCCGGGCCACGGCAACGCCGGGCCCGGGAACGCCGGGCCCGGGAACCACGAGGTGCTCGTGATCCATCCGGGCGCCACTGATGAGCGCCGGCGCTGGCCGGCGGAACGCTTCGCCGCGGTGGCCCGGAGGGCCGTCGACGACGGCTTCCGGGTATATGTGGTGGGCGACAGCAGCGAAAAGGAACTGGCCGAGACTGTGGTGGAGCTCGCCGCCGAACAGACCGGCACAGGGCAGTCCGGCACTGCCCAGACCAGCACCGGACAAGTTCAGGACGCCCGCCCGGCCGTTGAGTCACTCGCAGGAAAACTCAGCCTCGGCGAGCTCGCAGCGCTGCTGGCCCGCAGCGCCGCCGTAGTGGCGAACGACAGCGGACCCCGCCACCTCGCCCAGGCCTTGGGCACACCCACCGTTGGCATCTTCTGGACGGGCAATGCCATCAACGCCGCACCGCTTGGACGTAGCATGCACAGAATCCACCTCGGCTGGGCCACGCGCTGCGAGGTGTGCGGAGTGGACGTCACCCAGGTCGGGTGGACGGCCCCCCGGTGCCCGCATAACGAGTCCACCGTGAAGGCCGTCGAACCCTCCGAGGTTTACGAGGATGTTCTCCAGCTCACGGCCACGAGCCCTCTTCCTCGTGGCAGATAA
- a CDS encoding SDR family oxidoreductase, translated as MTESTIRPGRVLVTGGASGLGAAVVDAVLKAGGTPVVLDRDIRNVSAAKAFEVDVSDRVAVTEAVRQAAETLDGLDAVVTAAGIDRCGKLEDVAADEWERVIGVNLMGTVSVVRAALPYLKASRGRVVTIASTLGKRALPEATAYCASKFGVVGFSHSLAAETGGEIGVTTMIPGGMKTRFFDDRAEQYKPQDDSRLNDPGNVAQAILFALSQPIGCEVREMLICHEEEGSWP; from the coding sequence ATGACTGAATCGACTATCCGGCCCGGCCGGGTCCTGGTAACCGGCGGGGCCTCGGGACTGGGGGCCGCCGTCGTCGATGCCGTGCTGAAAGCCGGAGGAACCCCCGTGGTGCTGGACCGGGACATCCGGAACGTCTCCGCGGCCAAGGCCTTCGAAGTGGACGTCTCGGACCGCGTTGCGGTGACCGAGGCTGTGCGGCAGGCCGCGGAAACCCTGGACGGGCTGGATGCAGTGGTCACAGCGGCCGGCATCGACCGCTGCGGCAAGCTGGAGGATGTGGCCGCGGACGAGTGGGAGCGCGTCATCGGGGTCAACCTGATGGGCACTGTCTCTGTCGTCCGGGCTGCCCTCCCGTATTTGAAGGCATCCCGTGGACGGGTGGTCACCATCGCGTCAACGCTTGGCAAGCGGGCCCTGCCGGAGGCCACCGCCTACTGCGCCTCAAAATTCGGCGTCGTGGGCTTCAGCCACTCATTGGCGGCTGAGACAGGCGGCGAGATCGGCGTGACCACCATGATCCCCGGCGGCATGAAGACGCGCTTCTTCGACGACCGCGCCGAACAGTACAAGCCGCAGGACGACTCACGCCTGAACGACCCGGGCAACGTGGCGCAGGCCATTTTGTTCGCGTTGTCGCAGCCCATCGGCTGCGAGGTCCGCGAAATGCTTATCTGCCACGAGGAAGAGGGCTCGTGGCCGTGA